The DNA window TCACAAAAGAAGTCTTAGAGAAAAATCTTTATATGACGATAAAATAAAAAGATAAAGGTTTTACAGTTTTGCAAACAATCTTAAAAATCCCCCTCTTTGACGCACAGCGTTAGAGAGGGGGAAACAGGGGGTGAGTATCTTAAAATTCTTAAAGAATCCAGCGATTTCATCGCTTACTTCATAAAACTCATAACAATCATTCTAATGGCCAAAATTAAAAAAATCCCTCCAGAGATTCTTTTAAACAGATGAGAATTAGTCTTATAATTTATCTGAGCACCAAAAGTAGAAAATACCGCAGACCCAATTATCATAGGAAGTACAATCGCAGGAATAAAATAGCCAATATTGAAAAAATTATCTATTTCAATTACCGGAATAAACATTCTGAATAATACCGAAGGAAGAGTGTTGAACATCATTACAAAACTTGAAGTACCAGCGGCTTTTTTAGCATCAAATCTAAAGTAAATTGTAAGAATAGGAACAAAAACTACACCACCTCCCAATCCAGTTAAACTTGAAAAAACAGCAATAAAAAAACCAGCGAAGAAAAGAATGTTTTTACTATGAATTGGATCTTTTCGAAATTCATCCTTATGACTATTATCAAAAAGCATCTTCAATGAGACAAATACTAATATGAATGAAAATAAAATTTTTAAGTAT is part of the Candidatus Delongbacteria bacterium genome and encodes:
- a CDS encoding sulfite exporter TauE/SafE family protein codes for the protein MDILNYLLIGSAAGLLAGFLGIGGAVLVIPVMLYILNDLVPSDNLYNIVSTISLSSAFISGVFSSRKHFKNKNLYFDTLKPLAFGSILGTAPGTALAMVIPSSYLKILFSFILVFVSLKMLFDNSHKDEFRKDPIHSKNILFFAGFFIAVFSSLTGLGGGVVFVPILTIYFRFDAKKAAGTSSFVMMFNTLPSVLFRMFIPVIEIDNFFNIGYFIPAIVLPMIIGSAVFSTFGAQINYKTNSHLFKRISGGIFLILAIRMIVMSFMK